The genomic region TCTTGCTACAGTTTTGTAAAAGTTTCAACTGCGCTAGCGAATAATAATAGCCCTTGGAACAAACGGGTAGAGGTGTTTGTgtacttttagttttttttttcttttatagaACGTAATTGCGTAGTTTGAAGAAATTTGCGTTTGTTGTATGAAAGGTTAGTTCGTTTTTATAATATCAAAATCGGGAAGAGAGACAAAGAGATACGCGGATCGCATCGAATATGGGTAGTACGTGATATTCAACGTAGTAGGCACGCTGATTGGTAAAAGATTTCCGCCTAGAAAGTGTAGCTGTTGACGGCGGCCACCGAGGGGACGACGTGTGCCCAGGACGGTACACGCGCTAGCAGTCGATTGAATACCGGTGTGTGCTCCTTGCGGTACTCCCAGTGCGTGGTGGTGACCAGAAGGTCAACCAAGGGACCGTCGTATTTTTTTAGCTCGTGCTGGTGGAAAggggggttggaaaatggtggTTTCATTTCTGTGCGTACACATTTGAATCCCCTGGTGCATTAAACTTACCCTAATGTCCAACGTTATGTTCATCGGTTCACTCTCGACGCCGGCAGTCAGTAGCACAAAGTGTCCCCGCTGACCGTTGAATTCGATCGGTGCCGGGAGCTCCTGGAGCAGACTCCAGTTCATTACGGTTGCGCCCGCCTTCGGGCCGATGACGAGTGAACACTGGAAGCTTCCTTTCAGCACCAAGTGCAGCCGGTGTTCGTGTTCGTTCAGCTGTTCTTTTTCCCGCAACGAAACGGTGACCATCTGCCGTACGACTGGTGCGGGTCCCGGAAGCCAATAGTTTCTAGTGCaagtaagtaaaataaattaattcaataaaGACGGTAACATTGCATGATGATGTAGACAGAAATGCTTACTCAAACAAAACTTGATGCCAGATCGAGTAGAACGGTATGGCGCAGAACAGCTCCTTCTCGCAGGCGGCAATCTCACGCATCGGCGTTACTGCGTCCGGCATTGCGATACCCTCGATCGTCTTCTTCGCGTTCCGATCTAGCTCCTGCAGCAGGAAACCCGAGTCCGTGTACCGCTCGCCCCCATTGTAGTCGTAGAACGTGCGCAAAGTGTGGGTGATATAGTGGCGTTGTACGGCCGGTGCCTTGAACGCGTCGTCCCGATACGGGAACCCGACGTGCGTCGATGAGGCCAACACCATTGCGATCACCGTTATGGCCACCAGCTCACCGATTAGCTTGTCGGTTTTCTTGAGCAGAAACAGCAGCGGCGTCAGGTAGCTGCAGCTGAAGAGCGTGGCAAAGCTGGCCATCGCACCGATGATGACGTCCGGGTTGATGGACGAGCCGATGCGACCGGTAATCGGGACGAACATATTCATCAAAATATGATAGAACTGGGTGCTCCAGGCCAGTGCCATAATTTGGAAGAGCACGTGCAGTAGCAGCCACTTGTGGACCGTGTTCTGCAGGCCAAACATTGAGATGAGTATGCTCGAGCCGAGCGAGCAGAGGATCAGGACCATGAAGATGTACGCTAGCCGGTACCCGGTGAAAGTGATACCGAGCGTTATCATGCCCCAAAAAAGATTCACTCCGTTCAACCGGGCTTGTACTTTAAGGGCCAAGCTCAGAGGTGTCTATaagtagaaaacaaaattttagaCATTATATTATTCGGTGAACTCTGTAAATCTTACCGTTTTATTTCCAAACAGCCGATTGCAGAGTAGATGCACCAAACACTGGCACAGAAGAGCCGGGCAGCAATAGATACCCAGGATAAGGTTCGTTGAGGAGTACCACGACATGGGTCGTCCAATTGCATCCAGCTGTACACCGATGAAGAACGACAACACGCCACTCGCACCAGCGCCCAAAAATGTTGCCAAAAATCCAATCATAGTCTCCGAGCGAATCTGCCGACCGTGCGTGCCGCTGGTCGAACGTGCGAGCGACAGGAAGGGGATAATGATGGACAGCAACACCACGCTCAGGTTGATCATCAGACCAACGTCGGCCGAGTAGGACACGAAGAAAAGTCCAAGGAAATCGAAAAACACCATATAACCCTGCCCGTACCGCTCCGTACTGCCCAGTTCCTCGCCATTTGCGATGGTTTTCGTGAGGGCGAGAATGTTGTCCCCAGTACGCTGCAGCACCTGGAGCGGGATATACTCGATCGAATCGTACCGCGTGTGGTACCGGTACCCGTTTGCCGTGTGGGCAAAGTCCATCCCAGGGATACGACCGACATCGCGAAACACACGAAAGTCCGTATCGGAGGGAATGACACCGGACTGGAAGATTTCTTCAGCCGCCGCTTGTGCGTACGGATACGGGACGGCTTTTGCGTACGCCTCAATCAGCCAGGGATGTTTCGGGCCGCTCTGAAACAACATCTCCTTACCGCCCGAACCGGCCGATTCGAGGTTGATGAATGCCCGCACATCCGCCGCCCACGGATGCTTACTAATAAACCCATGTGACGCTTGAAGCGGAGTTTCTTCGGCTCCATTGAAGAGGAAAATGATCGAATACCGATTCACATCCGATTGGCGCGATAGGACGCGAAGGATTTCCAGCATAACCGCACAGCTACCAACGTCATCGCTCGCCCCGGGCGATCCGGCAACGGAATCAAAGTGGCAGTTCAACAGAAGCGCATGCCGGGTGCTGCTTTCACTCCGTCCGACCAGCTTTACGACCACGTTCTGCACGTTACGATACACGTTGGCGGCCGATTTGTTCATGTACACCCCGACGTACCCGCCGGACACGATCTGGTTCTGCACGACGAGCTGCTGGTTGCGATTTTTCAGCTGATCAATGTAAGAGATCTCGCGGTTCAGGAAGTCCACGGCCAGCACCTCGTTGTTGTAGGTGCCGGTCGGTTTCGGTCCAAAGTCGTTCAGGATCTTTAGATCCTTCCAGGCACGCTCGGCAATGAATGCATTCGGAAAGTTGGTCAAGTGGGCATTGCGTAGCCCATCGGGCAGGTGCGAGTTGGCGTAGTTGGTGATGTTGCCCACAACCAAAACGATAAAGATGCCACCGATGCCCCACCAGGAGGATATGCTGTGTACGCTTTTCGCTTTGGAGTAATCTACgtgaagttaaaaaaaaataaaatctttaaaatgaTTCAATTGCATTTACAATGATAGAACTAAGAAAAAGATGATAGAACTAAGAGGGAATTGTTAGAAAACTATTACAGGAATGAAATGGAATTTTTCAATCCTTCCTATTCAATCTTTAATTTTGCAAACAGTTTTTCTCCCTACGGAAGCCAATTACTTACCAATATCCGGATCGAGTACCTTTACTCTTGGATTTTTCTGTTTCGACTGTCCACCGGGCTGCCAGGTATCCGGCAACACAAACCGGCATATAGTGTTATCATGTTTAGAACGTGAGTACGAGCGACACAATTCAAAGTAGAGGAaaagagcaaacaaacaagaattAATAAATCATGCCACCACACGagaatgtatgaaaacttTATCGATATCCTGGTAACGAGTGGCACACCGGCAACCCCGGATACCGGTAGAATATTTATGTAATCCTTCGGGCCCTTTTCCCCAACGTGCCCCAAATAGGCCCTACTCACCTGATACATCGTCTCGCGTTGTATTATTGATTGGTTTCGTTCGTCCTAAAGGTCCGGGCTGCCACTTCGTTGCTGATGGTGTACAATAAGCACAAGGATTGTGACTTCTTTATATAAAATCTTGCGGCGCAAATTGCTTTTTGACTCGTCCGAATTAGTTGATAACCATTGGCCTACATAGCTACCCCAACGTTTGGGTGTTACGAAAGATTAAACTTTTGCGGGACCGATTGGGGTCACTAACCTCAATGGATGTCTGCCTAGAGAAGTCCTAAcaacaaagaacaaacaatAGAACCGGCAATTGCACTTTGATTTATCGCACGTTAAGCTTCATTAACTgatattcttttatttccttACTGCACC from Anopheles coustani chromosome 3, idAnoCousDA_361_x.2, whole genome shotgun sequence harbors:
- the LOC131271330 gene encoding endoplasmic reticulum metallopeptidase 1-like codes for the protein MYQPGGQSKQKNPRVKVLDPDIDYSKAKSVHSISSWWGIGGIFIVLVVGNITNYANSHLPDGLRNAHLTNFPNAFIAERAWKDLKILNDFGPKPTGTYNNEVLAVDFLNREISYIDQLKNRNQQLVVQNQIVSGGYVGVYMNKSAANVYRNVQNVVVKLVGRSESSTRHALLLNCHFDSVAGSPGASDDVGSCAVMLEILRVLSRQSDVNRYSIIFLFNGAEETPLQASHGFISKHPWAADVRAFINLESAGSGGKEMLFQSGPKHPWLIEAYAKAVPYPYAQAAAEEIFQSGVIPSDTDFRVFRDVGRIPGMDFAHTANGYRYHTRYDSIEYIPLQVLQRTGDNILALTKTIANGEELGSTERYGQGYMVFFDFLGLFFVSYSADVGLMINLSVVLLSIIIPFLSLARSTSGTHGRQIRSETMIGFLATFLGAGASGVLSFFIGVQLDAIGRPMSWYSSTNLILGIYCCPALLCQCLVHLLCNRLFGNKTTPLSLALKVQARLNGVNLFWGMITLGITFTGYRLAYIFMVLILCSLGSSILISMFGLQNTVHKWLLLHVLFQIMALAWSTQFYHILMNMFVPITGRIGSSINPDVIIGAMASFATLFSCSYLTPLLFLLKKTDKLIGELVAITVIAMVLASSTHVGFPYRDDAFKAPAVQRHYITHTLRTFYDYNGGERYTDSGFLLQELDRNAKKTIEGIAMPDAVTPMREIAACEKELFCAIPFYSIWHQVLFENYWLPGPAPVVRQMVTVSLREKEQLNEHEHRLHLVLKGSFQCSLVIGPKAGATVMNWSLLQELPAPIEFNGQRGHFVLLTAGVESEPMNITLDIRHELKKYDGPLVDLLVTTTHWEYRKEHTPVFNRLLARVPSWAHVVPSVAAVNSYTF